One Anopheles marshallii chromosome 3, idAnoMarsDA_429_01, whole genome shotgun sequence genomic region harbors:
- the LOC128712642 gene encoding CLIP domain-containing serine protease C9-like — MVEMRVIVLIQILWICNTFGFVRYIINVPIKEGEVCQTEFLDGGKCMNVELCDSAFIHSLSYEDHSSACQQNAFYNVFCCQPFLDFCKHRKKPHIAHGTEAEPGTFPHLARLGVKSDDGEIEWRCSANIISVKFLLTAAHCKAAAALAGVGCTGAAACEQQITVKDFISHLNYNPTKKYHDIAVVKLHKNIEFNVRVLPICPYANKNDIPDTEDMIIAGWGTTENLSNAKSLMYATVRTVPIKKCRDNYMEVAAILGKRLSDGVLAEQYCARGSLVEPVNEYSDACQGDSGGPLQVKQGNDIYLVGVISVGIGCASALPGLYARVAAYFDWINATITGSP, encoded by the exons ATGGTTGAAATGCGCGTAATTGTGCTAATACAAATTTTGTGGATTTGCAATACTTTTGGTTTTGTAAGATACATCATAAATGTTCCCATCAAAGAGGGAGAAGTTTGTCAGACGGAGTTTTTGGACGGTGGAAAGTGTATGAATGTAGAGTTGTGTGATTCAGCTTTTATTCACTCGTTGTCGTATGAGGATCATTCGTCCGCCTGCCAACAAAATGCTTTTTACAATGTGTTTTGCTGTCAACCTTTTCTGGATTTCTGTAAACATCGTAAAAAACCTCATATCGCGCACGGTACTGAAGCGGAACCAGGAACGTTTCCTCACCTTGCCCGGTTGGGTGTTAAAAGTGATGACGGTGAGATCGAATGGAGGTGCAGTGCAAATATTATATCGGTGAAATTTCTTCTAACAGCCGCTCATTGTAAAGCAGCGGCGGCCTTAGCAGGAGTTGGGTGTACTGGGGCAGCAGCATGTGAACAACAGATTACTGTAAAG gacttcatttcacatttaaattacaatccaacaaaaaaatatcacgaCATTGCTGTAGTGAAGTTACATAAAAATATAGAGTTTAACGTGCGCGTTCTTCCAATCTGTCCATATGCCAATAAGAACGATATACCGGACACGGAAGATATGATTATTGCTGGATGGGGCACCACGGAAA ATCTTTCGAATGCGAAATCTTTGATGTATGCGACTGTGCGGACAgtaccaataaaaaaatgccgaGACAACTATATGGAGGTAGCAGCAATTCTAGGCAAAAGGTTAAGTGATGGAGTACTGGCTGAACAGTACTGCGCTCGGGGATCCTTGGTGGAACCTGTTAATGAATATAGCGATGCGTGCCAAGGAGATTCTGGTGGACCATTACAAGTGAAGCAGGGCAATGATATATACTTGGTAGGAGTTATATCGGTTGGAATTGGGTGTGCTTCAGCTCTGCCTGGATTATACGCACGTGTTGCTGCTTATTTCGATTGGATTAATGCCACAATTACAGGATCTCCTTAG
- the LOC128712644 gene encoding CLIP domain-containing serine protease C9-like has product MVEVRVIVLMQILLVCNSFGVSKCEIKYPEGKACHTHALDSGKCMKENLCDPAFIHSLPYEDHSPVCQQNAFYKVFCCQPFLDFCKHRIKSQITYGTEAKPGTFPHLARLGVKSDVGQIKWRCSANIISVKFLLTAAHCKAVAAIAGVDCTGEVACKQQITVKSFISHSKYKSISKQHDIGVVKLQKNIEFNVRVLPICPYANINDVPDTEDMIIAGWGKNENYSDAKRLMYATVRTVPIKKCRNNYKEVMEPLGMQGAGIINEQYCALGSLEEPVNEFSDACQGDSGGPLQVKQGNDIYLVGVISAGVGCGSSLPGLYARVAAYFDWINATVTGSP; this is encoded by the exons ATGGTTGAAGTACGCGTGATTGTGTTAATGCaaattttgttggtttgcaaCTCTTTTGGTGTATCAAAATGCGAAATTAAATATCCGGAGGGAAAAGCTTGTCATACGCATGCCTTGGACAGTGGAAAGTGCATGAAAGAAAACTTGTGTGATCCAGCTTTTATTCACTCATTGCCCTATGAGGATCATTCGCCCGTGTGCCAACAAAATGCTTTCTACAAAGTGTTTTGCTGTCAACCTTTTCTGGATTTCTGTAAACATCGTATAAAATCTCAAATCACGTACGGCACTGAAGCGAAACCAGGAACGTTTCCTCACCTTGCCCGGTTGGGAGTTAAAAGTGATGTCGGTCAGATAAAATGGAGGTGCAGTGCAAATATAATATCGGTGAAATTTCTTCTAACAGCCGCTCATTGTAAAGCAGTGGCGGCCATAGCAGGAGTTGATTGTACTGGGGAAGTGGCATGTAAACAACAAATTACTGTAAAG AGCTTCATTTCACAttcaaaatacaaatcaatttCTAAACAACACGACATTGGTGTAGTAaagctacaaaaaaatatagagTTTAATGTGCGCGTTCTTCCAATTTGCCCATATGCGAATATAAACGACGTCCCAGACACGGAAGATATGATTATTGCTGGATGGGGCAAAAACGAAA ATTATTCGGATGCGAAACGTTTGATGTATGCGACTGTACGGACCgtaccaataaaaaaatgccgaAACAACTATAAGGAGGTGATGGAACCTTTAGGGATGCAGGGTGCTGGAATAATCAATGAACAGTATTGTGCTTTGGGATCTTTAGAGGAACCTGTTAATGAATTTAGCGATGCGTGCCAAGGAGATTCTGGTGGACCATTACAAGTGAAGCAGGGCAATGATATATACTTGGTAGGAGTTATATCGGCTGGTGTTGGGTGTGGCTCATCTTTGCCTGGATTATACGCACGTGTTGCTGCTTATTTCGATTGGATTAATGCCACAGTTACAGGATCTccttag